Genomic DNA from uncultured Desulfosarcina sp.:
TGGGAAGCGCCGCCTGCTACCTGGCCATTGCGACAACGGCGCCTCGCCGCTACGCCTTCGGGCAGCTGTTTTCCATATTCTCGCTCAGTTCGGGTGCGGTGCTGCTCATCGCATGGGTTCCCTCGGCCTTTTTTATCACCGAACCGTGGAAATGGTGGCTGATCGGAACCGGCATGGTCAACGGGTTGGGAATGTCCAAAACCAGGGCCGCCATCACCATGCTGTTCACCTTTGCCGCGATGGTGCTCCTGGTCTATGCACTGCTGCCCATGGTTGCCCATGGGCCGGTTCAGCCTGCTTGAAAAAGGCAGCCCTTCTGGAGAGGATCGACCGACCCCGCTGCCGCCCGAAATGACCGTCGCTTACGAAACCGCCTTAAAGGAGACAGGCAAGATGACAAAAAAAATAAAAGTATTGATGGTTGACGACGAAGCGCAGTTCCGGGAAACCACCCGGAAGCTTCTCAAGAAAAGAGGATTTGAAGTCATTATGGCCGGAAACGGCCGCGAAGCCCTGGACCAGTTGAACGAGCAGCCGGATGTCGTCGTGCTGGACGTTCGCATGCCCGATATGGACGGCAACGAAACCCTGGAAGAGATGCAAAAGCAGATCCCCGGTCTTCCGGTGATCATGCTCACCGGCCACGGCGCCGACGACAACGCCAGGCAGTCCCTCACCCAGGGCGCCTTCGACTACCTGTCCAAACCCTGCGATATCGATATCCTGGCAGCGCGGATCGCGGATGCGGGCAAGACGCAAAAGACAGCCGGCGGTGAACCGGCCGAGCCCATGGTAGGCGATGTGATGATTCCCCTGGGCGAATACACCACCATCACGGAAAACCAGAGCGTGGCCGAGGGGATCGCAGCCCTGAAAGCCTCCTTTTCTCCCCATGTCCGCACCAGCCGGATACTGGAGACCGGCCACCGCAGCCTGCTGGTGTTCAACACCCAGGGAAAGATCAAGGGCATCCTGACCATCGTCGATCTTCTGGAGGCAATTCTGCCCGCCTATCTGACGGCGCCCAAGCCCTCCACGGCCGACAGCCTGCAATACTCGCCCATGTTCTGGACCGGCATGTTCACCCGCGAAACGCAGCATCTGGCATCCACCCCGGTGAGCGATCTGATGTCTCCTGCGCCTCCGACCATCGATGCCCGGGCCAATCTCATGGAGGCCGCTTACAGGATCGTGAACGATCGCTGCCGCCGCCTGCTTGTCGAGCAGGACGGCGAACTGGTCGGCGTTCTCCGGGAACAGGACCTGTTTTTCCAGTTCGAACGCATTCTGCCCTGAAAAGGGCCGCCGCCCGGAAACGGCATCTTTCTCACTCTGGCCGTTTCCGGGCATTCCCGCTCCCCGCTCCCCGCTCCCCTCGTCCCGCATCCCTCACCCCGCATCCCTCGTCCATCGTCCCTCATCCCTCGCCCCTCGTCTTTCCCGTCCGCACTTTACAACCTGTAAAACGGACTGACAGACGTCCCCGGCCGCGACCGTTCACCCGCCATCCCAACACAACTTATATCTTTATTAATCAATAGGTTATAAAGTTATCAATTCCCTTCGACCCATGGCATGCCCATTGCTCAAGGAATGGAGACCGGTATGAATGGAGACCGTCATCGGTCACGACACAGGCGATAAACACGGAACCCCACCGTGAGGACTCAGGGTGGGGGCAGGATCAAGGAGGAAGCATGTCACATCAAACCGCAGTGGACCCTGGTTACGACCCATTGCTGGCGGATGGCGCCGAAGACCGTACATGGTCGTGGAAAAACAGGCCGGGCTACAAACCCATTTTCTTTATTCTGGGAGCCCTGGTGTTTACCTTTTTCGTTATGCTGCCGCCCACCCAGGGCATGCTGGACATGGTACAGACCATCAGTCCGGCCGGATACGCGCTGCCCTCCGGGGCGAAAACCATCACGGATGCGGTCAACAAAAAGCTGCGTCCGGAAGCCTTTCACCAGCAGCAGGAAGGTGCCGAGAAAAGCGCCGCGTCCGGCCACGGGAAAGCAAAACCCCTGCTCACCCATTACCAGGTGGCGCAGATGGCCAAACTGACCGTCTGCATCCTCTTTCTGGCCGCGTTCCTGTGGGGAACCGAGGCCCTGCCCCTGGGGGCCACCGACATTCTGGTGGGCGTCATGCTCTATCTGTTCGCCATTTTGCCCATCAATGAAATCAGCCGGGCCTACATGAAAGATGCCGTCTTTTTCATTTTCGGCATCCTGGCCGTGGCCGTGGGGGTGGCCAAAACAGGCCTGGACAAGCGCATCGGTCTGATTCTGCTCAGCCGCATCAAAAGCGCCAAATCCTTTGCCTTCCTCTTTCTGCCCATGCTGGCCCTGTCGGCCGGCTTTCTTTCCGAACACGCCCTGGTGGCCCTGCTGATTCCCGTGCTCATGGGCGTCTACAAGGTAACCTGCAAAATGTACGGCGTGAAAAAGGACCGCGCCCTGGCAATCTTTTTGCTGCTGGGGGTCTGCTTCGCCGCCAACCACGGTGGTCCCGGTTCGCCGGCGGCCGGCGGCCGCAACGCCATCATGGTGGGGTATCTGGCCGACTACGGCATGCCGATCACCTTTCTGGAGTGGATGAAAATCGGCGTTCCCTTCGTGCCGGTGATGTCCTGGGTCATTGGCCTGTATATGTACCTGCGGCTCAAACCCAAATTCGTGGTCAAGGGCGTCAATCCCAGCGAAGTGGTCAAGGCCGAAGTGGAAAACATGCCCAAATTCGGCGGCCGCGAGGCCATCATGGCCGTGATTCTGGTCCTGCTGGTCGCGGCCTGGATCATCATCGGCGAACATGCCGGACTGGGCGGCCCGACCTTGTACGCGGTGATGGCCATGTTCCTGTTCAAAATCATCAACTGGGAAGATGTGCAAAACGGTGTCGCCTTCGACGTGGTGGGCCTTTACGCGGCTGCCTGCGCCATGGGCGTAGCCCTCAAGTTTTCCGGCGGGGCCCTGTGGCTGGCCCAGACCTTCGTCAATCTGCTTCCGGAGGTTCTCACCAAAGGCGACGGCCTGGTGATCGGCGTGAGCCTGCTCACCGGCACCATGACCAATTTCATGAGCGACGGCGCCACGGTGGCGGCACTGGGACCCATTGTGCTGCCCATGGCCACCCTGGCCAATGTGAGTGTCTGGAAGGTGGGGCTGATCACCTCGTTTTCCTCGTCTTTCGCCAACTTCCTGGTGGTCGGCACCCCCAACAACGCCATCTGTTTCGGCATGGGCAGGGATCCGGAAACCGGCGAACGGCTGCTCGACGTCATGGATTTCGTCAAATACGGCCTGCCGGTCACCATCCTGGCCTGGATCGTGCTCTGGTTCTGGGCGGTGCTGGGATATTGGCGGTTTCTGGCCTGGTAGGGAGCCATTCCCATGAAACGAAGTCTTTATAAAAACCTTCGGATCAAACTGATCAGCATTACGCTGGTGCTTTCCGTCGGCCCGCTGGTTCTTCTGGGAACGGCGATCTACTACCAGTTCGGCAAGCTCTACAAGGAACGCATCGACGACCAGATCCATCACATGGCCCGTTCCCAGAGCCATGCGGTGGATGTATTTTTAAAGGAGCGCACCACCATCCTGGCCATGATGGTCGAGACGCAGTCTTTCGAGGATCTGAGCAATCAGGAGAACCTTACCCGCCTGTTCTGGAAAATCAACCAGCGGGCCGAGGGGCTCGGCCTGGTGGACCTGGGCGTCATCGACAATCAGGGCAATCAACTGGCCTATTGCGGCCCCTATAACCTCAAAGGCCTGAACTACTATCAGCAGCCGTGGTTCGACCAGGTACTGCGCCGCGGAAAGTTCATCAGCGACGTATTCATGGGGTACCGCCAGGTGCCCCACATCATTATCGCCGTCAAGGGGGCCTGTGACAACAATTGCTGGATCCTGCGGGCCACCATCGATTCGGAGATCTTCAACCGCCTGGTGCGAAGCGCCCAGGTGGGCACCAGCGGCGACGCCTATATCGTCAACCGGCAGGGTGTGTTCCAGACCCGCCCGCGCTTCGAAGGGGCGATTCTGGCGCAGTCCGACATCGATACCCAGCAATTCGGAGAAGGCACCACCGTCGTTGAAAAAAGAGAAGAGGGCGGCGATATCCGCTTCATCGGCGGCGCCTGGCTCAAGGACAGCGAATGGATGCTGGTCATCAGCCAGATCGCCGGCCAGCGGCACGGCTGGCTATCCGGCATCCGCAATACGGAGATTCTGATCATCGCCACCGGCTGCCTGGTGATTCTGTTCGCCATCGTCCTGATCTCCCACACCCTGGTCAACCACCTGGAACAGACCGATAGTGAAATGAACGAACTCAACGCCCAGTTGATCCAGCAGGACAAGCTGGCGGCTTTGGGAAAGATGGCCGCGGGCATTGCCCACGAGATCAACAACCCGTTGGCCGTCATCGGCGAAAAGGCAGGCTGGATGGAGGATCTGCTGGCTGAAGAGGAGTTTAAGGACAGTGACAATTACAAGGAATTCGCCGCCTCCATCGCCAAGATCGAAGACCATGTGGACCGGGCCAGGAAAATCACCCACCGCATGCTGGGGTTCGCCCGCCGCATGGAACCGCGGCTGGACGATGTGGAAGTCAACCAGGTGCTGGACCAGACCATCGATATCCTGGCCAACCATGCCAGCATCAACGACATCGAGATCCACAAAAGCTTCGCCGACCGCCTGCCGGTCATCGCCAGCGACCAGTCCCAGCTCCAGCAGGTTTTCATGAACCTGATCAACAACGCGATCGACGCCATCGGCAAGGACGGCAGCATCGACGTTCGCACGCAGCTGGACAAGGGATGGATCCGGGTCCTCATTCAAGACGACGGTCCCGGCATTTCCGAAGCCGTGCAGAAGAAGATCTTCGACCCCTTTTACACCACCAAACCCAACGGCAAGGGAACCGGACTGGGACTGTCCATCAGCTACAACATCATCGAAAAACTGGGCGGCCGCATCGCCGTTGACAGCACCCTGGGCAAGGGAACCACCTTCACGGTATCGCTGCCCCTGGTGCTGCCGGAAAAAAAGTAAAACCCCTTTTTGACGAAAGCCGATCGATTTGCTTTACTTTCGATAATAAAAAAGGGATTCAGGCATAATCAGAGAACCCAATTTGGTATTGAGGAACCATCCGTAAAAATAAAAAGGAGACCGAGCCATGCATACATTCAGGATTCTGGTCGTTGACGACGAAGTCGATTTTCTGGAAACCATCGTCAAACGGCTCAACAAACGCAAACTGGATGCAGTCGGCGTTACCAGCGGCGAGGAGGCCATCCAGGCCCTGAAAGAAAAGCTCTACGATGTGGTGCTGCTGGACATCAAAATGCCCGGCGGTATGGACGGCATCGAGACGCTGCGGGAGATCAAACACCTTCAGCCCCTGGTGGAGGTGCTGCTGCTCACCGGCCACGCGTCGGTGGAGACCAGCATCGAAGGCATGAAACTGGGGGCCTTCGATTACCTTCTCAAGCCCATGAAATTCGAAGACCTGCTCACCAAAATGGCCCAGGCTTTCGAAAAAAAAGCCAACCATGACTCCAAGATACGCAACGCCAAGATCCAGGAACTGATCCGTTACCCCAGCCGGGTCTTCGAGCAGGAAAAAGAGTAGCCAGGAAGGGGGGCGGGCAAAACGGCCGACAACGCGGCAAAATCGGA
This window encodes:
- a CDS encoding response regulator; its protein translation is MTKKIKVLMVDDEAQFRETTRKLLKKRGFEVIMAGNGREALDQLNEQPDVVVLDVRMPDMDGNETLEEMQKQIPGLPVIMLTGHGADDNARQSLTQGAFDYLSKPCDIDILAARIADAGKTQKTAGGEPAEPMVGDVMIPLGEYTTITENQSVAEGIAALKASFSPHVRTSRILETGHRSLLVFNTQGKIKGILTIVDLLEAILPAYLTAPKPSTADSLQYSPMFWTGMFTRETQHLASTPVSDLMSPAPPTIDARANLMEAAYRIVNDRCRRLLVEQDGELVGVLREQDLFFQFERILP
- a CDS encoding SLC13 family permease; translation: MSHQTAVDPGYDPLLADGAEDRTWSWKNRPGYKPIFFILGALVFTFFVMLPPTQGMLDMVQTISPAGYALPSGAKTITDAVNKKLRPEAFHQQQEGAEKSAASGHGKAKPLLTHYQVAQMAKLTVCILFLAAFLWGTEALPLGATDILVGVMLYLFAILPINEISRAYMKDAVFFIFGILAVAVGVAKTGLDKRIGLILLSRIKSAKSFAFLFLPMLALSAGFLSEHALVALLIPVLMGVYKVTCKMYGVKKDRALAIFLLLGVCFAANHGGPGSPAAGGRNAIMVGYLADYGMPITFLEWMKIGVPFVPVMSWVIGLYMYLRLKPKFVVKGVNPSEVVKAEVENMPKFGGREAIMAVILVLLVAAWIIIGEHAGLGGPTLYAVMAMFLFKIINWEDVQNGVAFDVVGLYAAACAMGVALKFSGGALWLAQTFVNLLPEVLTKGDGLVIGVSLLTGTMTNFMSDGATVAALGPIVLPMATLANVSVWKVGLITSFSSSFANFLVVGTPNNAICFGMGRDPETGERLLDVMDFVKYGLPVTILAWIVLWFWAVLGYWRFLAW
- a CDS encoding ATP-binding protein, giving the protein MKRSLYKNLRIKLISITLVLSVGPLVLLGTAIYYQFGKLYKERIDDQIHHMARSQSHAVDVFLKERTTILAMMVETQSFEDLSNQENLTRLFWKINQRAEGLGLVDLGVIDNQGNQLAYCGPYNLKGLNYYQQPWFDQVLRRGKFISDVFMGYRQVPHIIIAVKGACDNNCWILRATIDSEIFNRLVRSAQVGTSGDAYIVNRQGVFQTRPRFEGAILAQSDIDTQQFGEGTTVVEKREEGGDIRFIGGAWLKDSEWMLVISQIAGQRHGWLSGIRNTEILIIATGCLVILFAIVLISHTLVNHLEQTDSEMNELNAQLIQQDKLAALGKMAAGIAHEINNPLAVIGEKAGWMEDLLAEEEFKDSDNYKEFAASIAKIEDHVDRARKITHRMLGFARRMEPRLDDVEVNQVLDQTIDILANHASINDIEIHKSFADRLPVIASDQSQLQQVFMNLINNAIDAIGKDGSIDVRTQLDKGWIRVLIQDDGPGISEAVQKKIFDPFYTTKPNGKGTGLGLSISYNIIEKLGGRIAVDSTLGKGTTFTVSLPLVLPEKK
- a CDS encoding response regulator, giving the protein MHTFRILVVDDEVDFLETIVKRLNKRKLDAVGVTSGEEAIQALKEKLYDVVLLDIKMPGGMDGIETLREIKHLQPLVEVLLLTGHASVETSIEGMKLGAFDYLLKPMKFEDLLTKMAQAFEKKANHDSKIRNAKIQELIRYPSRVFEQEKE